In Gadus chalcogrammus isolate NIFS_2021 chromosome 11, NIFS_Gcha_1.0, whole genome shotgun sequence, a single window of DNA contains:
- the LOC130391506 gene encoding uncharacterized protein LOC130391506 isoform X1 — protein MSFNTYPEAVMSDFDEDAFPPSPAVSRRSSRIQLKSASWASWPTKKLLELLTQEGVPVEVGLSRADALQLADAALGEHLHAPLSPTFTPDAAAAGSAAATTTKPGKKRAGRLTTSGPAKRARKAGNFVPRDPHHHPQQIPDADLRQVLHTLAESVQSLGARMDAVETPGRIPGRVQALNPPSFIATAPFSFQLPSGSAPSASIGYAPGTCSGTTATAAPAVAPFAYSLATALPVQLQGRSFITPAAATVSQTTKNNIIQGRDVNLAALLLPYPAIERQWVDCGDVSVLLKTSDPRLTRNLSFGEFVITFGIYRDIMCQVYPDRRAELDAYLAIIADLNQRYARTLFYEYHKAFSAKSAQWISMLNVRIDWSTTDTELLLHHFGGHQSISCAICSSHGHTTVLCPKTATTAPVYAPKTPLVHSDVNLLQGPAPENYLPPPPKAGNSREGPSLQEILKSHPSTPINIASLSSFLSSHPDSGFVDHLITGLSQGFRVGVLSPLSTKYVAKNLQSALAEPEIVSALLAKELLKNYVIGPFSSPPFSFFRINSLGVATRRYSGKKRLIFDMSSPHSDSFASVNECIPPEPFSLYYATIDHAIALIKIAGQGAWLAKADITDAFKIMPIHRSDWPLFGVKWQSKFYFAVRLTFGCRSSPHLFNLLSEALCWIMLNICRLPFVLHLQDDFLLIDFPSNQTSVLDTLKRVFSEIGVPLSEEKTEGPVTAIEFLGIRLDSDRMQASLPDEKLQRIRSFLNAFITSAGVTKREMLSLLGHLNFAMRIIPQGRSFISRLLDLAHSVPKLNDVIHLNEGCRSDLKFWSFLIANWNGISFFYNDTPESSDSLELFTDAAPSVGFGGFFQGQWFAGRWLVEFRPFAFGSESSALFELYPIVAASVLWGQAWRRKRITMFCDNEAVVAIINKKRSACPTIMSMLRRLTWQSVTLNFIINAEHIPGHHNSLADSLSRFRFQEFRRLCPAANTGIRQ, from the exons ATGTCGTTTAATACATACCCAGAGGCCGTAATGTCGGATTTCGATGAGGACGCttttcctccatctcctgccGTATCACGTAGGAGTTCGCGAATCCAATTAAAATCGGCTTCTTGGGCGTCTTGGCCAACCAAAAAACTGCTGGAACTCCTGACCCAAGAAGGCGTCCCAGTGGAAGTCGGCTTGTCGCGGGCGGATGCCCTGCAGCTTGCCGACGCAGCGCTGGGGGAACATCTCCACGCTCCACTCTCCCCAACGTTCACTCCGGATGCCGCCGCCGCTGGCTCCGCTGCTGCGACGACTACAAAACCCGGCAAAAAGCGCGCTGGTCGGCTTACTACCTCCGGCCCGGCCAAGCGAGCGCGGAAAGCCGGTAATTTCGTTCCACGGGAtcctcatcaccacccccaacaAATCCCCGACGCGGACCTTCGCCAGGTTCTACACACCCTCGCCGAGTCGGTCCAAAGCCTCGGCGCCAGGATGGATGCTGTTGAAACACCAGGCCGCAttcccggacgggtccaggccctCAACCCGCCGTCGTTCATCGCCACGGCGCCTTTTTCCTTCCAGCTACCATCCGGCTCGGCTCCTTCCGCCTCCATAGGCTATGCTCCCGGCACGTGCTCGGGTACCACGGCTACTGCAGCCCCCGCGGTAGCCCCTTTCGCGTATTCGCTCGCTACTGCTCTACCAGTCCAGCTCCAGGGTAGGAGCTTTATTACGCCCGCCGCGGCTACGGTTTCTCAgaccacaaaaaataatataatccaGGGCAGAGACGTTAATCTCGCGGCGTTACTGTTACCCTACCCCGCCATAGAGCGTCAATGGGTTGATTGCGGTGACGTGTCTGTTCTTCTGAAAACGTCAGACCCTAGACTTACGCGCAATCTCTCTTTTGGCGAGTTCGTCATTACATTCGGGATTTACAGAGACATTATGTGCCAAGTTTATCCGGATAGGAGGGCAGAACTTGACGCTTACCTCGCTATTATCGCCGACCTCAACCAGCGCTACGCCAGAACGTTATTTTATGAATATCATAAAGCATTTTCTGCCAAGTCGGCCCAATGGATCTCCATGCTTAATGTGAGGATTGATTGGTCCACTACGGACACCGAGCTTCTGCTCCACCACTTCGGTGGCCATCAGTCAATTTCTTGCGCTATCTGCAGTTCCCACGGGCACACAACGGTGCTATGCCCCAAGACCGCTACTACCGCCCCCGTCTATGCCCCTAAAACGCCACTCGTCCATAGTGACGTTAAC CTTTTGCAGGGACCCGCACCCGAAAACTACCTGCCCCCGCCGCCAAAGGCCGGCAATTCAAGGGAGGGGCCATCCCTCCAAGAGATTTTAAAATCTCACCCATCTACCCCAATTAACATTGCTTCTCTTTCATCATTCCTCTCATCGCACCCCGACTCCGGTTTTGTAGACCATCTCATCACGGGCCTTTCACAGGGGTTCCGGGTGGGAGTCCTTTCTCCATTGTCCACTAAATATGTGGCAAAAAATCTCCAGTCAGCTCTGGCAGAACCAGAAATAGTGTCTGCTCTTCTGGCTAAAGAGCTTCTCAAAAATTATGTTATCGGCCCATTTAGTTCTccccccttttctttctttagaATAAATTCTCTCGGCGTTGCTACCCGGAGATATTCAGGGAAAAAACGTCTTATTTTTGATATGTCTTCTCCTCACTCTGACTCTTTCGCTAGCGTTAACGAATGTATCCCACCAGAACCATTCTCGTTGTACTATGCCACTATCGACCACGCCATCGCGTTGATAAAAATCGCAGGCCAGGGAGCTTGGCTCGCTAAAGCCGACATTACAGATGCTTTTAAAATAATGCCCATTCATCGGTCCGATTGGCCGTTGTTCGGTGTGAAATGGCAGTCTAAATTCTATTTCGCAGTTAGACTAACATTCGGGTGTAGGAGCAGCCCCCACCTCTTCAATTTGCTATCTGAGGCCCTATGCTGGATTATGCTAAACATATGTAGGTTGCCATTCGTTCTACATCTGCAGGACGATTTTTTGCTTATTGACTTTCCATCCAACCAAACCAGCGTCCTGGATACTCTTAAGAGAGTGTTCAGCGAGATCGGAGTTCCCTTATCTGAAGAGAAAACAGAGGGGCCAGTTACCGCAATCGAATTTCTAGGGATTCGCTTAGACTCGGATAGGATGCAAGCATCCCTCCCGGACGAGAAACTACAGAGGATCAGATCGTTTCTCAATGCGTTTATAACGTCTGCTGGAGTTACTAAACGTGAAATGCTCTCACTCCTAGGCCACCTCAATTTCGCTATGCGTATTATACCACAAGGGCGCTCGTTCATCTCTCGCCTCCTAGATCTGGCACATTCGGTCCCAAAACTGAACGACGTGATACACCTCAACGAAGGCTGCAGGTCCGATCTCAAATTCTGGTCGTTCCTCATCGCTAACTGGAACGGAATTTCCTTCTTCTATAACGACACGCCTGAATCATCTGATTCTCTCGAACTATTCACTGATGCGGCCCCCTCGGTCGGGTTTGGGGGTTTCTTCCAAGGCCAATGGTTCGCTGGGAGATGGCTGGTCGAATTCCGCCCATTCGCCttcgggtcagagtcgtctgcgtTGTTCGAGCTCTACCCTATTGTggcagctagcgttctgtggggccAAGCATGGCGGCGTAAACGTATcaccatgttttgcgataacgAAGCAGTGGTGGCTATCATTAATAAAAAGCGATCTGCATGCCCCACTATCATGTCCATGCTCAGACGTCTCACATGGCAGTCCGTCACTCTCAATTTCATCATTAATGCTGAGCATATACCTGGTCACCATAATAGTCttgctgattctctctctcgtttccgtTTCCAGGAATTCAGACGTCTATGCCCCGCAGCGAATACGGGGATTAGGCAATAG
- the LOC130391506 gene encoding uncharacterized protein LOC130391506 isoform X2, whose amino-acid sequence MSILPHLQLLQGPAPENYLPPPPKAGNSREGPSLQEILKSHPSTPINIASLSSFLSSHPDSGFVDHLITGLSQGFRVGVLSPLSTKYVAKNLQSALAEPEIVSALLAKELLKNYVIGPFSSPPFSFFRINSLGVATRRYSGKKRLIFDMSSPHSDSFASVNECIPPEPFSLYYATIDHAIALIKIAGQGAWLAKADITDAFKIMPIHRSDWPLFGVKWQSKFYFAVRLTFGCRSSPHLFNLLSEALCWIMLNICRLPFVLHLQDDFLLIDFPSNQTSVLDTLKRVFSEIGVPLSEEKTEGPVTAIEFLGIRLDSDRMQASLPDEKLQRIRSFLNAFITSAGVTKREMLSLLGHLNFAMRIIPQGRSFISRLLDLAHSVPKLNDVIHLNEGCRSDLKFWSFLIANWNGISFFYNDTPESSDSLELFTDAAPSVGFGGFFQGQWFAGRWLVEFRPFAFGSESSALFELYPIVAASVLWGQAWRRKRITMFCDNEAVVAIINKKRSACPTIMSMLRRLTWQSVTLNFIINAEHIPGHHNSLADSLSRFRFQEFRRLCPAANTGIRQ is encoded by the coding sequence ATGTCAATTCTCCCACATTTGCAGCTTTTGCAGGGACCCGCACCCGAAAACTACCTGCCCCCGCCGCCAAAGGCCGGCAATTCAAGGGAGGGGCCATCCCTCCAAGAGATTTTAAAATCTCACCCATCTACCCCAATTAACATTGCTTCTCTTTCATCATTCCTCTCATCGCACCCCGACTCCGGTTTTGTAGACCATCTCATCACGGGCCTTTCACAGGGGTTCCGGGTGGGAGTCCTTTCTCCATTGTCCACTAAATATGTGGCAAAAAATCTCCAGTCAGCTCTGGCAGAACCAGAAATAGTGTCTGCTCTTCTGGCTAAAGAGCTTCTCAAAAATTATGTTATCGGCCCATTTAGTTCTccccccttttctttctttagaATAAATTCTCTCGGCGTTGCTACCCGGAGATATTCAGGGAAAAAACGTCTTATTTTTGATATGTCTTCTCCTCACTCTGACTCTTTCGCTAGCGTTAACGAATGTATCCCACCAGAACCATTCTCGTTGTACTATGCCACTATCGACCACGCCATCGCGTTGATAAAAATCGCAGGCCAGGGAGCTTGGCTCGCTAAAGCCGACATTACAGATGCTTTTAAAATAATGCCCATTCATCGGTCCGATTGGCCGTTGTTCGGTGTGAAATGGCAGTCTAAATTCTATTTCGCAGTTAGACTAACATTCGGGTGTAGGAGCAGCCCCCACCTCTTCAATTTGCTATCTGAGGCCCTATGCTGGATTATGCTAAACATATGTAGGTTGCCATTCGTTCTACATCTGCAGGACGATTTTTTGCTTATTGACTTTCCATCCAACCAAACCAGCGTCCTGGATACTCTTAAGAGAGTGTTCAGCGAGATCGGAGTTCCCTTATCTGAAGAGAAAACAGAGGGGCCAGTTACCGCAATCGAATTTCTAGGGATTCGCTTAGACTCGGATAGGATGCAAGCATCCCTCCCGGACGAGAAACTACAGAGGATCAGATCGTTTCTCAATGCGTTTATAACGTCTGCTGGAGTTACTAAACGTGAAATGCTCTCACTCCTAGGCCACCTCAATTTCGCTATGCGTATTATACCACAAGGGCGCTCGTTCATCTCTCGCCTCCTAGATCTGGCACATTCGGTCCCAAAACTGAACGACGTGATACACCTCAACGAAGGCTGCAGGTCCGATCTCAAATTCTGGTCGTTCCTCATCGCTAACTGGAACGGAATTTCCTTCTTCTATAACGACACGCCTGAATCATCTGATTCTCTCGAACTATTCACTGATGCGGCCCCCTCGGTCGGGTTTGGGGGTTTCTTCCAAGGCCAATGGTTCGCTGGGAGATGGCTGGTCGAATTCCGCCCATTCGCCttcgggtcagagtcgtctgcgtTGTTCGAGCTCTACCCTATTGTggcagctagcgttctgtggggccAAGCATGGCGGCGTAAACGTATcaccatgttttgcgataacgAAGCAGTGGTGGCTATCATTAATAAAAAGCGATCTGCATGCCCCACTATCATGTCCATGCTCAGACGTCTCACATGGCAGTCCGTCACTCTCAATTTCATCATTAATGCTGAGCATATACCTGGTCACCATAATAGTCttgctgattctctctctcgtttccgtTTCCAGGAATTCAGACGTCTATGCCCCGCAGCGAATACGGGGATTAGGCAATAG